From the genome of Vigna angularis cultivar LongXiaoDou No.4 chromosome 11, ASM1680809v1, whole genome shotgun sequence, one region includes:
- the LOC108332823 gene encoding uncharacterized protein LOC108332823: MEAWEELDIDESDLDSFIRRCNSNNNVIPGPAGVIEAAMINRQVNENISTQVFLSDIAKASFERLLLKHEVEHISTLDSLKGTCKVSLLRCLVKATEHNGLGDMKITIRDPTGTVKASVHHKAIDHPEIGPHLKVGSVIILQDVAIFSPIRGTYYLNITLRNIVKVFPSDIGCPTDDLVRLTVPIVMNNPPTRSVDHILSKLIPPVHNDKPERSGSNNNN, from the exons ATGGAAGCTTGGGAAGAACTTGATATTGATGAAAGTGATCTTGATAGTTTTATTCGCCGTTGCAATTCCAATAACAATGTCATTCCGGGCCCTGCTGGTGTCATTGAGGCAGCCATGATTAACCGCCAAGTGAATGAAAACATTTCGACACAAGTCTTTTTGAGTGACATTGCAAAAGCCAGTTTTGAAC GATTATTGCTTAAACATGAGGTTGAGCATATCTCAACCCTTGATTCCTTGAAAGGAACTTGTAAGGTGTCCTTGTTGCGATGTCTTGTTAAAGCCACTGAACATAACGGACTGGGtgacatgaaaataacaattcgG GATCCAACAGGGACTGTAAAAGCAAGTGTTCACCACAAGGCCATTGATCATCCTGAAATAGGTCCACACTTAAAAGTTGGAAGTGTGATAATCCTACAAGat GTTGCAATATTTTCACCAATACGCGGAACATACTATCTTAACATAACTCTTAGGAATATTGTTAAG GTTTTTCCAAGTGATATTGGCTGCCCAACTGATGACCTAGTACGTCTAACAGTACCAATTGTTATGAACAACCCGCCAACACGTTCCGTTGATCATATCCTTAGCAAATTGATTCCACCTGTTCACAATGACAAACCTGAACGCAGTGGATCTAACAACAACAATTAA
- the LOC108332822 gene encoding uncharacterized protein LOC108332822: protein MDREVNEAGKVRVRHRVQTQPIVELNASLSSFHKERIKSTPFKFLVDLVDNIVISSPILVELISRWDVVHKAFRIRENLVPFTVEDVCFFLGLSNCGQTCNLENDVGGIVNNFFRDEDITSLTIMEKLRDKKFKTKKNVDNYCRLYILLTFGIFYFPRNSNVINSVPFSKLDNIDELNIYNWGDAVYSLIKSSLNRAADKYNRKTYHDAIHIAGCAAVLQLWVLEHISLYDIGGRSIYPRILHWIVIKDKRRKIISTFERTEILWDFHLSEEQFQNEEIKESLGSIGETNSKSYNDNFDFARVVEEQRLLRTRVDNHAERLLELQRRIRRLEEEVLNEMPSFNDGMEGPSTDDKARDLAIVNFLDGGVEGPSTNENIVFSNVYRTCTSGLCNDGAEVLLEVSNNMLTIADFKCLRPRGKIDNMVMLSATGMIVYNQLQISGTIKRCCLNPFFATMVMERMKIPKKKREALPTTDYHHFFQPQSFPLNVLLTSEFLFVPTVGDDHWWCYAVNCQSREMFILDSLGHKRRRRKSIDKAMVATLQQLFNMIDIDSNCKEQELKVIEEDLPVQPNTLVNLLVLTIY, encoded by the exons ATGGACAGAGAAGTTAATGAAGCT GGTAAAGTTAGAGTTAGGCACCGAGTACAAACCCAACCTATAGTTGAATTAAATGCTTCCCTGTCATCCTTTCATAAGGAAAGAATAAAGTCGAcaccttttaaatttttagtcgATTTGGTGGACAATATCGTTATTTCTAGCCCCATTCTTGTAGAATTAATTAGTAGGTGGGATGTCGTACATAAGGCTTTTAGGATCAGAGAGAATTTAGTCCCTTTTACAGTTGAggatgtgtgtttttttttaggtttgtCAAATTGTGGTCAAACTTGTAATCTAGAAAATGATGTCGGTGGCAttgttaataacttttttaggGATGAGGACATAACAAGTTTGACTATAATGGAAAAGTTGAGggataagaaatttaaaacaaaaaaaaatgttgacaATTATTGTAGGTTGTATATATTGTTAACAtttggaatattttattttcctaggaaTAGTAATGTGATAAACAGTGTCCCTTTTAGTAAATTAGATAACATTGATGAACTAAATATATACAACTGGGGTGATGCTGTATATAGTTTGATAAAAAGTAGTTTGAATCGGGCAGCGGATAAATACAACCGCAAAACATACCATGATGCTATACACATAGCTGGTTGTGCAGCAGTATTACAG TTATGGGTTTTGGAACACATAAGTTTGTATGATATTGGAGGTAGGAGTATTTATCCTCGAATTCTTCATTGGATtgtaattaaagataaaaggagaaaaataatatcaacTTTTGAACGTACTGAG attttatggGATTTCCATTTGAGTGAAGAACAATTTCAGAATGAGGAAATCAAGGAATCACTTGGTTCTATTGGGGAGACTAATAGTAAGTCCTACAATGACAACTTTGACTTTGCTAGAGTTGTCGAAGAGCAAAGGCTCTTGAGGACAAGGGTTGATAACCATGCAGAACGCCTTTTGGAGTTACAAAGAAGAATAAGACGGTTGGAAGAAGAAGTTTTGAATGAGATGCCATCTTTTAATGATGGTATGGAAGGGCCTTCGACAGATGACAAAGCAAGAGATTTGGCTATTGTCAATTTTTTGGATGGGGGTGTGGAGGGACCCTCCACAAATGAGAACATTGTTTTTTCAAATGTTTACAGAACTTGCACTTCGGGCCTTTGTAATGATGGTGCTGA AGTACTTTTGGAAGTGTCAAACAACATGTTGACCATAGCAGACTTCAAATGCTTACGACCACGTGGAAAAATTGATAACATG GTTATGTTGTCTGCCACTGGGATGATTGTGTATAATCAATTGCAAATATCTGGAACGATTAAACGGTGTTGTTTGAATCCATTTTTTGCG ACAATGGTTATGGAGAGAATGAAGATTCCCAAAAAAAAGCGAGAAGCATTGCCAACAACAGATTATCATCATTTCTTCCAACCTCAATCATTTCCATTAAATGTGTTGTTAACATCTGAATTT TTATTTGTGCCCACCGTTGGTGATGACCATTGGTGGTGCTATGCTGTAAACTGTCAATCAAGAGAAATGTTTATTTTGGATTCTCTTGGTCACAAAAGGCGGCGTAGAAAAAGTATTGACAAGGCTATG GTTGCCACTTTGCAACAATTATTCAATATGATTGACATAGACTCAAACTGTAAGGAGCAGGAATTGAAAGTGATTGAAGAAGATTTGCCTGTGCAACCAAATACGTTAGTGAACTTGCTGGTGTTGACAATTTATTGA